A region from the Tachyglossus aculeatus isolate mTacAcu1 chromosome X2, mTacAcu1.pri, whole genome shotgun sequence genome encodes:
- the GLYCTK gene encoding glycerate kinase encodes MATALRILPGLSCSCPRLPWAIHAPRLASGMALQKEGQQLFEEAVRMVLPGPMLHRALILEPDGLRVRDRSFQLHHNLYLVGFGKAVLGMAATVESLLGEHLVQGVISVPRGIRSAMECAGIQEMLLKPHSRIQVFEGAENNLPDRDAQRAALAIRDLAEGLSANDLLLVLISGGGSALLPAPIPPITLEEKQMLTKLLAARGATIQELNTIRKALSQLKGGGLARAAYPAQVVSLILSDVVGDPVDIIASGPTVASSHSVQDCLHILTRHGLRAALPRSVKTVLSRADSDPRGPPNCGHAFNVVIGSNTLALAEAQRRAEGMGYRALVLSSAMQGEVGRLARFYGLLTQAASARLSLLGEGGSARGEVEELLRGLEEELKLDLQLEEVLKAVGEASGRVCLLAGGEPTVRLQGSGKGGRNQELALRVGMELSGVELGRCEVLFLSGGTDGQDGPTEAAGAWATAGLVGQAAAEGLDAAAFLACNDSHTFFRRFQSGSHLLLTGLTGTNVMDVHMLLLCPR; translated from the exons ATGGCGACTGCTCTGCGGATCCTTCCTGGCCTTTCCTGTTCTTGCCCACGCTTGCCCTGGGCTATCCACGCCCCCCGCCTGGCCAGCGGCATGGCACTCCAGAAGGAGGGCCAGCAGCTGTTTGAAGAGGCGGTGCGCATGGTGCTACCAGGTCCCATGCTGCACCGGGCCTTGATCCTGGAGCCCGATGGGCTGCGGGTGCGGGACCGCagcttccagctccaccacaaccTCTATCTGGTTGGCTTTGGCAAAGCCGTGCTGGGTATGGCGGCCACAGTCGAGAGCCTCCTGGGCGAGCACCTGGTACAGGGTGTGATCAGCGTGCCCCGGGGCATCCGTTCGGCCATGGAATGCGCCGGCATACA GGAGATGCTGCTAAAGCCGCATAGCCGGATCCAGGTGTTCGAGGGAGCAGAGAACAACCTGCCAGACCGTGATGCCCAGCGGGCTGCCCTGGCCATCCGGGACTTGGCTGAGGGGCTCTCAGCCAATGACCTGCTTCTTGTGCTTATCTCAG GGGGGGGCTCAGCTCTGCTGCCTGCCCCCATCCCACCCATCACTTTGGAGGAGAAGCAGATGCTTACCAAACTGCTGGCAGCTCGGGGTGCCACGATCCAGGAGCTCAATACCATCCGCAAGGCCCTGTCCCAGCTCAAGGGTGGGGGGCTGGCCCGGGCCGCCTACCCCGCACAG GTGGTGAGCCTGATCCTGTCAGATGTGGTGGGAGATCCCGTGGACATCATTGCCAGCGGCCCAACAGTGGCGAGTTCCCACAGCGTGCAGGACTGCCTGCACATCCTCACCCGGCATGGTCTGCGGGCAGCCCTACCTCGGTCTGTTAAGACTGTGCTATCCAGAGCGGACTCGGACCCCCGAGGCCCCCCAAACTGCGGCCACGCCTTCAACGTGGTCATCGGCTCCAATACACTGGCCCTGGCCGAGGCCCAGCGACGGGCCGAGGGGATGGGGTACCGGGCCCTGGTCCTCAGCTCGGCCATGCAAGGGGAGGTGGGCCGCCTGGCTCGCTTCTACGGGCTACTGACCCAGGCAGCCTCGGCCCGACTTTCTCTCCTAGGGGAGGGTGGATCAGCccggggagaggtggaggagctgCTGAGGGGCCTGGAGGAGGAGCTGAAGCTGGACCTGCAGCTGGAGGAAGTCCTGAAGGCTGTGGGCGAGGCTAGTGGCCGCGTCTGCCTGTTGGCTGGCGGGGAGCCCACAGTTCGACTACAGGGCTCTGGCAAGGGGGGCCGCAACCAGGAGCTGGCCCTGCGGGTGGGCATGGAGCTGAGTGGGGTGGAGCTAGGTCGCTGCGAGGTGCTTTTCCTTAGTGGAGGCACCGATGGGCAGGATGGGCCCACAGAGGCAGCAGGGGCCTGGGCCACCGCTGGACTTGTGGGCCAGGCTGCTGCAGAGGGGTTGGATGCGGCCGCTTTCTTGGCCTGTAATGACTCCCACACTTTCTTCCGCCGCTTCCAGAGTGGGTCCCACCTGCTCCTGACTGGCCTCACCGGGACCAACGTCATGGACGTCCACATGCTGTTACTTTGCCCCCGCTGA